Part of the Acropora palmata chromosome 10, jaAcrPala1.3, whole genome shotgun sequence genome, GTCCAaatcaggagcctatgagtaggagcatgcaccTCCCAtcctaagcctatgtcacggcatttttacagactgatctatttttagtataccttttcttttgtgaaagaaagacaATTCCGGtccgcagtgacgtcaattagtttcttgtgattggtcatggcactcccacgggagtctcattccagggaagttctatcaaaaaataaatcggtctatgaaaacgccgtgacagaaatatagtggagttgcatgctcctactcatcggctcctgtccAATATAAAATGCATTGAATCGACTATGAATTACCGCTGTTCGTTTCATTTCTAATGAAATACCTCTACTTCCATTTAATATCTGGACTTTTGTTAATATGAAGTTCTTCGTGATGTTGTAGTGACAACAGAGGAGATGACGGTCTTTCGTTTAAACATGATGCTTTATTTCAAACGAGCTGGAAAGAACTTACCGGGGAGGCCGGTGGTGGGAGGGGAGACAAGCTCATGATCTTCCGCTCCTTCAAATCTATCACAATACCCATCTACAACGAAGAAAGAATAAACAAATACTCGGGGAAAATGGTTAACCGTTGAAACGCAGATAAAATTTACAAACCCACTCACCCCTTGCGGAGGAACACAGCCTGGAGTAAGTCGGCCCCATAACGCATTGTACAACTCCACACCGTCCTGCCTGAGCCGAGCGTCCACTGAGCAACTGCAGCTTTATATAAAGGGCACAATCACAAATTGAGAAATCAATTGGGATTGCAGAAAACATAAGACACTTGGAGGAACTTATATAGTAAAGGATATGGTCCGCATTCTTAGCATAATATATGGACAGAACACAAAAAGGTATACGAAGATGCACAGGGTGTTCTCTCATTAATCGAATCAAAAGACTTGTTATTTTCAGAAGGAAACTCACTTAATCAATCGCCACAAACGTTCGACCAAATCCAGATTATTCAGGCGACACTCGGACTTCTTTAAGAATGGAGGATTCTTCGCCATCGCACACAGCGCATAGTGCCTATTAAACGAAAAGAGTTTGAATTGTTACTCGAAAAACGAGCGAACATAGAGACTAACTTTTCATCCAGCGAACGGGCCAAGAAGATTCCATCAAAGACCTTCGAATTCTATTGGAGCCTTATTGATTTTTAGGCCGTTTTTAACGCCTACTAATATTGACACAGTGTTGGTAACCTGTTCCACATTAGTCAGATCAAGCAAGCAAACACGTGCACTGAGGTTCTTGCATAAGATTAACGCTTAACAATATGATAAACGCATGGAGTCACAGGCTTGCGTTGGTTATACCTCCACTAATATGAATTCGGCAATGTTTACCATGATCCTCCTTTGCCTGCTTAACAAGAAGTGATAGCCATTTTGTCGCATGCGATAATGAAGCACTTGACTTAAAATCCCCACAATACTTCACCTTATGAAAGGCACtggatctttttcaatcaggCCAATTAAGTAGTGGAGTCCTCTCTCAAGACTTTCAGctgaaatacaaataattgAGCTTAGTAACGTGACAACAGAAACCAAACAACGTGAAGGAGGTGAAGTACTCAATAACAAGATTTAAGAACTCACTTTTTGTGAGATCCACGAGACAGTCAATTGATGCTAGacgaacgtcttcaaaatggccatcgctgaaataaaatggaaaacatgCAGAAAATCTCACAGTCTATTAAGGATGCATTAACCTCTCAAACCTCCTTACTCTTATGGAAACAATTCGTACCTGGCGTAATATTCAAAGGCTGCAGGATCAGGAGGCACGTGACCATTCACTTGCAATACTCTGAGCGCTtttaaacaactgaaaataaaaaaagataaaatgaacGATATCAAGAATTAGTGAACGTGTCATCGATAAGTGACAACATTGTCGTGTGAAGCAAAATATTTCAGCTTGAATTGCATGAAGCGAGGGCAAATTTGTCCAACTTATGCAAAAGCTCGGGAGGACATCCAACTGGTGGAAAGCGAGGAATCATTTTTCCATGGTGTGAAACCTGCGAAAACCTTCGCTTGTAATAAATGCTGCTTGCTTAAAAAAGCGCGCGAAATTATTGGTGTAAGCGCGGGAAAAGCTGCGACTGGACGAAAGGCGGGAAAATCCTCCATCGgcaaaactgcaaaagaaaatgtcgaAGATAGGCgagaaaattggcaaaatccTTCTCAGTTGTGTACAGCACGAACAAACTCTTCAGTGGGAGATCAAAAGAGCGGTTAAAGAGCCAAACGAGCGAACTTAACTCTTGCTTATCAGCCAAAAACATCGTGGAAGCCGTCGTACAAACAACTCACCCACCTAACAGAAACTACATATCTGTAAGTTGGAAGCAATTTCTCCAAATTCAGCTGTCGCGTAACTTCTTTCAAGATGAGCTGCGTTTCTTCTGTTAGTTTCACCACTGTTTTGCCTTCACTACAAATACGCAGGTACGTAAATTAATTTAGTACATATCAAACAGTATGACAGACAATGTATTCTCTTATAAATAACTTCAGTCGTACTCTCCAATAAGAGGATAAATTACATGCCCGAGTGTTGAAGTCGATATCTCACGACTGaacgcagcgaacgagtgggATATCGACACGAGAAGATTAAAATTCCTATCTACAAGTGAGCAtataatattctgtttattataaaGACATCGATGAAATAATATCAGGGCAACGATTTCTTGGAGttttctttcactctttgtGTTGGCATTTCCCTCCGTTTCAATCAAATTATCAACTTCGCTATCTGTCATCGCAACAAACCTTCCAACAATCCTTTCGTTTTCCTGGTCGtcgaaaatatttttgtcgaATTTAGGTAGTTCATTCGAAAATCCCGTATTGTTTTTCAGGCGACTGATTTGTGAATGAAAAAGGtaaaggctggttttcactagcgacGGAGTCGTAGTCGGAATCGTAGACGGAGTCGTAAGAGAACTTACAACCAAGTGAAAATCGAAAATCGGAGTCATAAGCGGAGTCATAAGGTCGACGGAATCGGAGTCGGAAGAATCAGAACGTTTTCATTTCTTACGATTCCGTTTATGACTCCGTCGCTTATGATCAAGTGAAAACTAGATTGTCGGAGTCGGAAGCAGAAGCAGaagaacaaaccaatcacaaggcCTGGAATCCaacattgtgattggtttattcttTCGCTTCTGCCTGCAACTTTTCAACTAGCAGATCGTAAGCGACGGAGTCATAAGCGGAATCGCTGTTCTGCTTCCGACTCCGTCCGGTTGATTTGCACTAGATCGTATCGTTCTACGCTTCTGATTACGACTCCGACTACGACAGATAAAGGTGACAGATAAAAATTGTACCTTCACTGTATGAAATTTTTGTCAGGGGAAAAATCCTGACATTTCATCGGTATCTCTACaataaaacataattattcatAATTATATACCCGCGCTCAGCATATACTATAATCATTTCATTCAATAtcttattgtaaataaaggtaatttttaaataagGGTGCTTGCGAGGTAGAAGTAACTTGGAAGGCGATAATGTATATGGCAACCCTGCTAACATTTCATAATTAAAGGACGAAGGAAGGCTTCTGAGTTTGGTATTAGgtcatttccgaattaccttaaGCCACTACTTCAAAGCGAGGCCTGGTGCTCATACTTTCAAATGacaattagttttcatttgcatgcaaatgaaaactaattttcaacTAAAAAGATGAGCActaggactcgctttgaaaaagaggccaaaggtagcTCGGGAATGGCCTATTGCTTCACGTTAAACGCGAGGGAACATAATTTTCACCTCCAAGAGCTGAAAGGACATTTAAACCACCAAGGAACGGAGGGGTTGAGTTTTCCCCTCAGAAATGCCTCAATTTCCACCTTATCTGAATTACATTCGCTAATCTGGACGCACCTGTTTGTGGTTACCACGGATACCCCGGGAGTGACAGTGTTGGCCAGGGCATCGATGAGAGAACTTCGGTAATGGCTATCCGTGAACTGAAACAGTGATCATATGAGTTACGTTTCACAAATCACTAACAAATCACTAACTAATCTCCAACAAGCCAACATTGAGAGCAAGTTTGCAAGCTTCATCTTCAAACAAGATTTTGTCAAATACAAAAAGTTCCTCTCTCAACCTAAGCTCTATCATTTATTTTACCTTGTTAAGCCGGTTGTCGTTATATTTGATTAAATCCAAGATAAATTGAAGAACTTCCCGCGGGCATTGGGAATGAACATTCCTCACAGAGGCAATAGCTACAGGCAACGTCTgcgaaacatgaaaaaatatgttGATTAAAAATATCGCACGAATTCTGAAACATTCtcactcaaacaaaacaatgtgGCTCACATGAAGGTTAACGTAAATCGATATTTAAAGCCACTAAAAAGCGAGGCCAAGAAAATACCAAGGTTAAGCTACAATCACTTCATCAGTTTTCCAAATACGTGTAAGAGGGGGTAGGCGTACCTACTGGGCACCCAAGGAAGTCAAGCTGTTATTGCTGCCAGTGCGTCTGTACACACATTCTGAAGTCTACAGCTTGATTTGTCTTTTTACCCTAAAACTGCCTCTTCTCGAGAAAACTATACgactaaatttcattttattcaaataTGTAACAGTTGCTCTTAGGAAGTGAAAATATCTATAAGCCTCTCAACACCAGCAAACCTTCAAGCTTACACAAACCTTTTGTACAAAATACGCAATGAAGTTAGAGAAATCGTTGTATTTTACGATATGCGGACACGACTGTGATCCAAACATGTCCCTGAAAATTCCAATCATTGATGTATGACCAGTCCAACTCGATGCACAAGCAGTGGCTACCTATTGAACAGGAAAAGATTTTGCAACAGCTTCATTGTGTGTAAAGAAGGAGATAGATGACTAATCCGGTTgttgataaaaattttaaagccAACAATTCAAAAACGtatgcaagaaaacaaaaaatcgtGAAAAGACAAACCCTGTGGAAAGGTGCATCGAATACAGTTTGAGCTTAAAGAATGGCTTAAAAATGGAAACTTTGTCGGTTGAAACCGAAAAACTGACCTGGGTAgaatcaaaagttaataataataataataataataataataataataataataataataataataataataataataataataataataataataatatatatttttttaattttaaaatcattttaataCTCATAAAAAGCCTATATATTACAGACAACGGTGCTAAATATCAAAATCCTatttacaaagttaacttctaaaagaaaaaaaaaaggtaaaacatttcaaaactccaTTCGATTTCGGTTAGCTGAAACAATATTGTAAGCAGCTCAAGTTCAACTATTCCAGCGAttcgtaataataataataataataataataataataataataataacaataataacaataataataataataataatagagaTTTATTTAACGAGGGTGAAGCACATTGATTACGTTGAATACGAAGTTGGCATGAAGTTGAATACGAAGAAGCGAAATGCGCTCCTTTAACTAAAACATTAACCTATCactcacacacacacacacactcaCCACATATTACAATTCTAACCTTGGCAAGGCAGTGACAAGCCTCCAACCTGACTTTGTAAAAACATTCACTGTGGTTGATCATGTCAATAAGAGCCTGTCTGGTCGCCGGTGTGGGAAATTTTTCCAAGGCTTGGATGGCCTGCAACGAAGATTCAGTTGTTTTCTTCACGGAACTCCGCCTTGTCGGTAGAAAAATCTCTCTGAAAGCGGACACGTCCCGGTTCAGTGGTCAGCGCCTTATTCGACTTTTCATTCGTTAGCGTCGGACTCAAATCTCGATCTTACCACACAGTGGATTTCTCTTCAATAGTTCTGGAGTCCAGCTTTGTCAGTACCCAATTGGTTAGTTTCTGACCGTTGGGTTTCTCAACACCTTTGCTTTCATTGGATTGGTAAATCACAAACACGACCCCAAACGGTCTTTTTTTAACTCCACAACCCTTCGCTCTCTTGAAAACACTTACTATGCACACTACAAGTGCAGAGACCACCTCACCTCAGTCTGTGCGATGACATCTCTCTCGTGCCTAAGCTGGTACTGCCACATGTAGTCAGGCTGTTCAAATGTCACATGACGCAGCCACGTGACCTCGGGATCAATGCGAACCCACAACACCGGCGAATCAGAGCTGTGAtaggagagagagagataaAGATTAGCCTAACCTTGCAAAACAATTACTTTTGTTTGATGTCAAATTTCCTTAGATAACAGGGAAACTTCGCCTCAAATAGAACTTTGTGGTAGGCTCAATTATTCCATTTTGTTCACGTGGTACGAAATGGGCGAAGTGTCCTTTCACTTAATTGGCACGAAAAGTATTCAAGTAAGGGCAGCGAATGAAACACTAACTGCTGCGGCTTCGCATTTTCAGAATCTCAAATCTCTATACTTACTCCATCGCATCGAGATTCATGTCAACTTCTTCTCCTGTCATGAGtgggattttctttttcttgttcctGTAAAATGTTCAATAACCCTTAATAGATATGTCTGAtcgaaaacagaaaaacaacccCAACTAAAAACATGTGCTGTATCTCTCCAAAGAACGAACGCTGCGATTGGTCAATTGAACAAGCCGTATTTGGAGGAAGACTTCCTTATATAGGAGCTGGCACAATTGGGTAGCTGAATTGGTGAGCGGATTTCAAAGCTGGCGAATCCAGTTTCATCAAAGATAAATCGAATCTGTTTCTTATCCAATACCCGTACAACGTTGCAATGTTACCTGCTACCCCTGATGCTAGCCCTCAGTGCTGACGAAACATCAGTTGTTACTTTCCCTTAACCTTGACTTCACGGCGCGCTTCCCCTCGCAGTTTGACGACTGAAATACACATATCTTCCAAACCACACTTTAGGAGAGGGGGAGGAATATTAAATGGTACATATGCCATATGCTAATCTCACCTTCGACTTTTGGAGTGGCATGGAAGTTCATGACGACTGAATGCATCTTCAATTTGCACAGTGTGATTAAATGATCCATCCAGCTCTTGAATACAGACTGTAAGAGGAccctaataaaaaaattattttattacgtCAGTAGACTCGCGATTACAGTAACAACGTcacgatgatgataatgacgacgacaacGATATGTTgatgaggatgatgatgaCCAAGAAAACGATGATGATTAGGCGGCTCATTGCAAAACTCAGTcaaattttttaatcaaatgATTATTTAATACCGTAGAAGAGAAACACGCAGAATGGTGCTTAAATCTACACCCGAAATAAGCAAAATCGAACAGATCATGCTTACAACATATTTGGCTGTTCCTCTAGACATATCCTGCTTGATTTCAAGCTCAACAATGTTACGCTTCCTATTGAAAATAAAGCTGCCGTGGAATTTTGCAACTCCACTATGACAACTGTAAAAACATGGCTCAGGAAAAAGAACTAACTAAAACTTACTAAAATAACTTGACAAAGAATTCAATGTTGCTACAGAAAAGATTTTCTGggaaacgattttttttttcacctagACACCAAGATGAACATGTTATTGCCTACGGATTAATGTTTTGGTTTCTAGTAAAGCTCTTGAATGTGTGAACTctatttaaattttatggttAGTCTGAGGAGTTGTCTGTTTTGCAAGATCTAAAAACTGTGAGggtgttatttttttcattatatgTATGTCAAAAGCTTTGCATGATTGCTGCTTTTGTATTGCAAAGAATGAACAATCTTCATGTAAatgttataaataataattattacttataAGAAGAAATAATGGTGTCTAAGAAGTTAAAGAGGTAATTACTGCTCACATTTACTCATTTGAATAAAtactaaattatttcattatcaTTCATTAAATAATTAGTAATATTTTAAATGCTGAGTTTGAAAGTAGCTGGTATGACAGACTCCAGAGTCCACAGAAAACATAATGATTTAATAGCGGAGCACCATGGGTAAGAAAAATGTGGCAAACTACCCATCAGGgttttttggcgcgaaaatgaATGGCAATCCACGTTTTGTGAAGCATAAACAACTTAGAAGTTCAGGGAAGTCaactcagaaaaaaagaaatttattagaaatttattattgtaatgaaatcgCGAGCTCTGCTTTaaggcttggctaaatctatacATTAAAGGATACATCCACTGATCCACAAAAACATTGATGTCTTTGCCAGAAACTGTTGATATTGACTTGAGAAACtgttaaagaaacaatacATGATGAGTACTAAAATTTGCCATCCAACAAGCTGATTAGGACCAAATTTCCACCTTGCagagataatgaagctgacatttcaagcattaCCCCTTCGCCACAAGGATTGCTCCAGtctaacgaagggctaacaatTAAAACATTATCTTCATTATCTCTTCATGAAGGAAATTTGCCCCTTATCAACGTGTttgataacaaaattaatttagtgTTTCACCTTCCCACTGATGCAGCAGCATAGTTAATTTCACAACTAACCTTTTATTCGTGATAAGTACTATGAACATCTACTGTGAGCTACCTTGTGGAGATTGATTTACCCAGTAACTAGTGCTATTAAGCCTTTGAACAACAAGGGCTAGTTTGTTCTCTTTTCTCAAGAGATAAGCTCTGCATGATCTGCAGTTTTCCCTGAGCTCCTTTTATGTTGTTTCCTGTCCCATCATTGGTGCACATTTTGAAAGATGACTGGCTGAGTGAGATGATAAACAACAGAGATGTATCAAACTTAATGTTACTGTACTTTAAACCAAGGattcaaattcaaactttACCCCACTGGTTGACAGTAGTAGGTTTGTCCAAAGGCTGTAATCAGCTTTTGGCTGTGCTGCACTGTTAGCAAGTGACAACAACTTGTTGAATACCTGTTGATAAACAATACAAGGAATACCACAAGGTCATCttcaacaaaatttgtttgtAATTTCACCACCTTACCAAGGACACTTGGAAATcccaaaaagaagaaaaagcaacatacTGTATGATAATGACAGTTCATAGCTTCATAGTTCAAGCACTCATAGCACATACTtacagaaacaacaaaaaactgaaaaacactTCATACTTGCAGCAGAGGCTCCTGTCCAATTCTCATCTCAATCATTCTCATAACCAGATGTGACTTGCTCCACATGATCTCCAAGTTTCTTCCTGATGTCAAGTGAGGGTGCAAGATAAGGCCCCCCTGAGTAGGGGACTCTGGTGCTTGACCTGAGGAGGTTGCTGAGGTACTTGTTCCAGAGAGTGACCCTGCATTGTGCAATGCAGGAATTCCAGGACCTTGCATCTCATAACTGCATACCTCTTTGGACTcctgcaaaaaaaacatgcatttTTATTCCAGCACCTATTACAGTATTCAAGGCAACatagaataatattatttcatcTCATTATTCCAAACATCAAAACACTTTATGGCACTATCACTTGTTATGCTACTACTACACAACAGGTGTCTATCAAATAGATAATTTTCTACTCTTTCAGACCTCATTATCACTAGtcttgttttaatttccattcCATTTTGCTATCCCAACTCATCAGTGTTACATCAGCTAAACAATCTGCTTTTTATCGGCAAATCAAGGTGATTGTTAAAAGTTTGTTGCATagcattatttattttactgtCAAATATTAGCTAGCCCAGTTCCAAATTCTTTTTTgcatatttcttttcaatcatCTTCCCCTGATAACTGGGCGGTTGCATTGTTAACCTTAATATGTGACATTTTTCTCTTATACAGAAGAGACTTCTCTAACCAAGCTTATCCAGTGTCTGTATTCATTGTTGCCAAACATCTTTTTCATGAATAAACCAAACAAATATCCTGATATTCCTCTTGCAAGCCATAAATCTGACCTGATGATACAAcagaacaacaacattatGATAATGTTGTGATGTTTTGATGCAAAGGAGGTGTTTGTCAACATCACTCAAGCAAGGCTTGTTCCCCTGGTCTCATACATACAACACAAGAAAGCTGCAGAATTTATTTATcctttattatttcattattgTTTGTGAGTCCAACTACAGTTCTTTAAGTTGTCTGACGACAAGGCAAACTTTGCACCCTTAATTTCAAATACAGGTTACAGAATCCTCTTAGTAGATGAGATCAGAACAGGCATTAAGGATTTTGTCAAAATGATTAAATGATTGTAATAACATGCATTCAGTAAACCAACTTTATAAATTCTGATCATACCATGTCTGGATACAGAGATAACTCCCAAAAAACTGTTCTGCTAAGGcttgtgaaagaaattttcttgtttgaaatCCTTGATCGATGATCCTTGAGGAGTGTAGGAGACTTGTACTGGAATAACAATAAACACAACACAAGAGGCTATAGTTTCTGACCAAAACGTTATAATCCAAAGggaattaatattattatattagacctgagagaaaaacaaaaaaataacatatttttaacagaaaaagaaatggccaTAATATTTTAAGCACACAATACAGAGGCTAAAAATACTGGAAGCTTAACTAAAGCACTTAAAGATTAGAAAAGACTTTGACATAGAGAGGTGGAAATCATCCCTGTTATCGGGTACATAGAATATTGACAGTTTGGATTATTGTTAATGGTGATCTTTAGCAAACTTACTTAAAAATAGTCATGGATGAATATGGTGACAAAATATCATAGGCTTGATCCACAAACACTTGCTTGTAATGCGCATATGGATAACGACAGCACAGGTACTCCTCATAGAATTCAAATGCCTCGTGAAGAAATGATGTTGTATTTTTTAGGACAGGAAGAAGGCCAGGCAAACAAAAATGAGTGACTTCTGGCATAACAGGGTCAACATAGATCTCAAATGgcctgaaaatgaaacaatcataatcattatttatttatttatttatttcaggTATTTACATTTGAGGGCATCACTTGTTCAAACAGACCTTTTTTGTAACATCAGCAGACTATTGAAAGAACCTTGAAGGTATCAACAAGgacattttgtttctcagtAAGAGCGTTGCCAGTCCTGAGCTTACAGTACATCCTTGAGAGTTTATGTATATGACGTCCACTTTATTGGACCTACATAATAATTTCCAAACTAAACTCCTTATCATGATCTCAATTTCTCAATGCCACTTTTCGTTGcttattatttctttaacaatttttcactacagacaaaaaaattatcatcccaatttcaaaatatttttttacattatattaaatttttgtggAACATACCTAGCAGTACATCAACTTACCCTACTGCCAAGGCAATATTAGGAGCAGAGGTGGGAATACTCAAAGTATAATGatatgtttttctcttttcgtcAGCTGTCAAAATCTGTTTGGAATTAAAGGCATTGGGTTTTTCACATGAGGGTAAGCAAGAATCTTCAAAAGATGCTCTGTTTTAGCTGGCCATAAAAGGGCAATGCATGCTGCCATTTTATCGCCcacattttcatttcacagAGCAccttatgattttttttccatcacaTTGTTTGTCTTGTCATTATTATACAACTGGTACCATGTTAAAACAGCTGCTACATATAGTTTTGCATCTCTATGGACAAAAAGATCTTTTGTGCAGATTTAAGCTTTATCGACATGAATGTCTAGGTTTGCGCTGTGTAAGGACCTGTGACGTTTTTTTAcctgttttggttttgtatCAAAAACAGCCTTTGTCTTTGATAACAATCCCTTATAATTAACACAAGAATATTCTACCATTTCGATGAGATCTCCACAGCTAACTGCCACCATGTCTTTGTCAACTGTCACATCAATGCTCCAAGTGCACAACTCAGAGTATGAATCAACACAAGGAAACCACAACCTGCAACCAACAAATACTATACATCAGTATTAAATAACTaataatcaatcaatcatgTAATGCAAAGTGATAACTATTGTTTTAACACATTAAGAGATATAACTTTAAAGAGGTACAAAGGAGAAGCCTATTGTTCATAACATCAAAAACACTATAGTTTTTATTCACCTTGAGGAATTGGCACTTCCATAACTGAACAAATGTGCTGACCGCTGaaaggtaaaaagaaaaagattaatCATATTGAACGCATGCACAGTAATAAGCCTAGcatattttcaataatttattgtatcATTGagataaaggaaaaaatgttatGAACAAGATTTATTTATTATCTTCGGATCTGAAAAGTTGCTTCATGCAAttatctaataataataatattattatcatcattaggCAGCCTTTGCCATTAGCAACATtctcaacaaaaattaatttcctcAGCATTAGCAAATCATAGgttaaaatctttttacagGCACCCAGatttgttttaagttttcctGAGACCTGAACTTTAATAAACAAGAAGCTTATACATTACTGTGCTTTGGAAAAGGAGAAATCCTGTGACTCTTACCTGAGCCATGGTTCCTTCTCTTTTAGGTACAACAAACTGAATTCCCCCCTCTGGATGTTCAAGAGAAAACTCAATGCTGACACGGAATTGGCGACCTTCTGAAACCAGACCATCAGGTACTGTTATCTTTTGCttattaatgataattattggtcaccaaaaaaatatttaatgagTTTCTATAGTCTTTgactcagttgttcaaagcttggAGAGTGCTATAcagtggataaatcactaaACAGGAGATAAGAGCTATTCAAATTACTTGAGTTATCCAGCAGATAGTGATTTTATACAATGAATCGTGCAATCCACCCTTTGAATATCTGGGACCTAGGGGCTGTTTCTTGAAAGACCTGGTAACTTATTAGGCCTGAAAAGCACTTCTTGAATATGCTTGCTGTGAAAAAGaactcttttaatatgtttcagatataAGAAGAGGCAAAGTAACttccaagtttcaaagctAATTGAAATGTGTTTatattgaagatacaaagggatTTACATCACCCAAAAAGTTTTGGGCCTTCCGAGAAATGGGCCCCAGgaccaaaattattattaagtccATTTTCCTACCGTTTGCACATGCTGAAACTTCCTTAGGGATCCTGATTACCAGTTCCCCTCCACCTGTCTCAGGATCAACAGAATTTACCGCACTCTGTAAACAACTTAAGAAGTAATCCAGATTCCTtctgtgaaaatgaaaaaaattgtctggGTTTATGTGAAAGATTAAAGGTTGAATGTAGAGAGATAATTTTGTGTAATTCACAGGCCTGCACCTCCACATACAAAACAACAGACAAAGTGCTCACTTTTTGTTATCGGAGCAAATGACTCTGCCTGGATCATCCAATTGAAACCCTGCATCATACCAGTCATGTTCTCCTGATCTCCTTTCATCACGAATACAAACACGCATTATTCTTACACAAAGTCAAGGATTTAACATTTCCTATGAGCCAGTGGAACAGTAAATGAGCATAAAGGCAAGCAATATCAATTCATGATCCATGATCGAATTGCCCTTTGACTCAGTTCTTCCTCCTTTACTTACTGATTTGTACATATAACATTTCATGACCTTTCACAAGTGCACTCA contains:
- the LOC141893975 gene encoding transcription initiation factor TFIID subunit 2-like isoform X1, producing the protein MVKDLRNYLAPEMRKSSESPRNFKLLHQTLCITSIDFKRKCLFGYVELKILPLTTNLTRLKLNYKQCRIMRVCIRDERRSGEHDWYDAGFQLDDPGRVICSDNKKRNLDYFLSCLQSAVNSVDPETGGGELVIRIPKEVSACANEGRQFRVSIEFSLEHPEGGIQFVVPKREGTMAQRSAHLFSYGSANSSRLWFPCVDSYSELCTWSIDVTVDKDMVAVSCGDLIEMILTADEKRKTYHYTLSIPTSAPNIALAVGPFEIYVDPVMPEVTHFCLPGLLPVLKNTTSFLHEAFEFYEEYLCCRYPYAHYKQVFVDQAYDILSPYSSMTIFNTSLLHSSRIIDQGFQTRKFLSQALAEQFFGSYLCIQTWSDLWLARGISGYLFGLFMKKMFGNNEYRHWISLESKEVCSYEMQGPGIPALHNAGSLSGTSTSATSSGQAPESPTQGGLILHPHLTSGRNLEIMWSKSHLVMRMIEMRIGQEPLLQVFNKLLSLANSAAQPKADYSLWTNLLLSTSGFLKSISTVSGKDINVFVDQWICHSGVAKFHGSFIFNRKRNIVELEIKQDMSRGTAKYVGPLTVCIQELDGSFNHTVQIEDAFSRHELPCHSKSRRNKKKKIPLMTGEEVDMNLDAMDSDSPVLWVRIDPEVTWLRHVTFEQPDYMWQYQLRHERDVIAQTEAIQALEKFPTPATRQALIDMINHSECFYKVRLEACHCLAKVATACASSWTGHTSMIGIFRDMFGSQSCPHIVKYNDFSNFIAYFVQKTLPVAIASVRNVHSQCPREVLQFILDLIKYNDNRLNKFTDSHYRSSLIDALANTVTPGVSVVTTNSEGKTVVKLTEETQLILKEVTRQLNLEKLLPTYRYVVSVSCLKALRVLQVNGHVPPDPAAFEYYASDGHFEDVRLASIDCLVDLTKTESLERGLHYLIGLIEKDPVPFIRHYALCAMAKNPPFLKKSECRLNNLDLVERLWRLINCSCSVDARLRQDGVELYNALWGRLTPGCVPPQGMGIVIDLKERKIMSLSPLPPPASPGSVSGEESTTSRKSHKRKASRAASPPDLSHLDSQPDTPMSIESANSDASKLRVKIKIAGEESGAESGGEMRMKTDPDGSKSEHKKHKKKKKKNKHKDDREKRKLSTSSSNYDSPLMFDTSLV